One window of Perca flavescens isolate YP-PL-M2 chromosome 15, PFLA_1.0, whole genome shotgun sequence genomic DNA carries:
- the kat8 gene encoding histone acetyltransferase KAT8 isoform X1 produces the protein MTGGTEFHKSYNNSKDSEPRMDVDMDSSHMESERGDLDSNVSIPAACSSNGSGGEEDEAEAVDRVREAGGSSIHHTPDRGGVFCSGREQEVSVEIGETYLCQRADKTWHTAEVIQSRLNEQEGREEFYVHYVGFNRRLDEWVGKARLALTKTVKDAVRKSTEIGSVGDLGEQPERKITRNQKRKHDEINHVQKTYAEMDPTTAALEKEHEAITKVKYVDKIQIGNFEIDAWYFSPFPEDYGKQPKLWICEYCLKYMKYEKTFRHHLSHCQWKQPPGKEIYRRSNISVYEVDGRDHKIYCQNLCLLAKLFLDHKTLYFDVEPFIFYILTEVNKQGAHIVGYFSKEKESPDGNNVACILTLPPYQRRGYGKFLIAFSYELSKLESAVGSPEKPLSDLGKLSYRSYWSWVLLEILRDFRGTLSIKDLSQMTSITQSDIISTLQSLNMVKYWKGQHVICVTPKLVEEHLKSAQYKKPPITVDTMCLKWAPPKNKQVKLSKK, from the exons ATGACTGGCGGGACTGAGTTtcacaaaagctacaataacAGCAAGGACTCTGAGCCTAGAATGGATGTGGACATGGATTCTAGTCATATGGAAAGTGAGCGGGGTGATTTGGACAGTAATGTTAGTATCCCGGCTGCTTGCTCTTCCAACGGCAGTGGCGGGGAAGAGGACGAGGCGGAGGCCGTTGACCGTGTGAGAGAAGCCGGGGGCTCTAGTATTCATCACACCCCGGATAGAGGCGGAGTGTTCTGCAGCGGAAGGGAACAGGAGGTCTCGGTCGAAATTGGAGAGACGTATTTATGTCAAAGAGCCGACAAGACATGGC ATACAGCAGAGGTTATTCAGTCCCGATTGAATGAACAGGAGGGCAGAGAGGAGTTCTATGTTCACTATGTAGGAT TTAACAGACGCCTAGATGAGTGGGTGGGTAAAGCCCGCCTAGCACTCACCAAGACGGTGAAGGATGCAGTGAGGAAGAGCACAGAGATCGGAAGCGTCGGTGATTTGGGTGAACAGCCTGAAAGGAAGATCACTCGCAACCAGAAACGCAAACATGATGAGATCAATCATGTACAGAAG ACATATGCAGAGATGGACCCAACAACAGCTGCCCTGGAGAAGGAGCATGAAGCG ATCACGAAAGTGAAATATGTGGATAAGATCCAGATAGGAAACTTTGAGATTGATGCCTGGTACTTCTCGCCGTTTCCAGAGGACTACGGCAAGCAGCCCAAGCTGTGGATCTGCGAGTACTGCCTTAAATACATGAAGTACGAGAAGACCTTCAGGCATCATCTG TCCCACTGTCAGTGGAAGCAGCCTCCAGGCAAAGAAATCTACAGAAGGAGCAACATATCAGTGTATGAAGTGGATGGGCGGGACCACAAG ATCTACTGTCAAAATCTTTGTCTACTAGCAAAACTATTTCTCGACCACAAGACGCTTTATTTTGACGTGGAGCCCTTTATCTTCTACATCCTCACTGAAGTCAACAAACAGGGAGCGCACATTGTCGGCTACTTCTCCAAA gagAAAGAGTCTCCAGATGGCAATAACGTGGCATGTATTCTTACACTGCCGCCATACCAACGCAGAGGCTACGGAAAGTTCCTCATAGCTTTTA gTTATGAGCTGTCTAAGCTGGAGAGTGCAGTCGGCTCTCCAGAGAAGCCTCTGTCTGATCTGGGGAAGCTGAGCTACAGAAGTTACTGGTCCTGGGTCCTGCTGGAGATTCTGAGGGACTTTAGAGGAACGCTGTCAATCAAAGACCTCAG CCAGATGACCAGCATCACGCAGAGTGACATCATTAGCACGCTGCAGTCACTCAATATGGTGAAGTACTGGAAAGGTCAGCACGTTATCTGTGTGACACCCAAACTGGTTGAGGAGCACCTGAAGAGCGCCCAGTACAAGAAACCACCAATTACAG TGGACACTATGTGTTTGAAGTGGGCGCCCCCCAAAAATAAACAAGTCAAGTTGTCCAAGAAGTGA
- the rnf25 gene encoding E3 ubiquitin-protein ligase RNF25, which produces MAAECDVFSEIEVLQSIYLDELLVSRKEDGGWEVSLVLYPSTAEDSVSQFVRLTLTLTLDQQYPSSSPAISIHHPRGLSDDKISSVQKCLQLEAQSCLGSPVLYQLIEKAKEILTESNIPHGNCVICLYGFKEGETFSKTSCYHYFHSHCLGRYARHSERELRQREKELEEDKTRERTDYQELTVVCPVCREPLTYDVDQLLSSPAPQLPELDKAAIGSNFQQKWCELQKVLERQRSKGGIIDPEVESNRFFIHTNETPSAAENGNLDTDVSPGPPVLSASNVSSYETGVRAEQFAPGLSHCRGAQGQRRPNQARGPRRGGRSRPQHWRAAPITQHLDKLSLSSDCTEGPINAKAQGNHGQQMQVNAELCQSKTGRGVYPGDQPVCQAALETECLKDAADSAGGHGHRGRRRGPHRSVPDPGVPGRYYWDGRASRSRGGPNNLYSRGGGPRRGHGRGFQHKVVERERAREEVL; this is translated from the exons GGGATGGGAGGTGAGCCTGGTCCTGTACCCGTCCACAGCGGAGGACTCTGTCTCCCAGTTTGTTCGACTCACTCTGACTTTGACCCTTGATCAGCAG TATCCCTCGTCTTCTCCAGCCATCTCCATTCATCACCCACGGGGGCTTTCTGATGACAAGATCAGCAG TGTCCAAAAGTGTCTTCAGTTGGAGGCTCAGTCTTGTCTGGGTTCACCAGTGTTGTATCAGCTCATTGAG AAAGCAAAagaaatcctgactgaaagcaATATTCCTCATGGAAACTGTGTCATTTGCCTCTATGGCTTTAAG GAGGGAGAGACGTTCTCCAAGACGAGCTGCTACCACTACTTCCACTCCCACTGCCTCGGCCGCTACGCTCGCCACTCTGAGAGGGAGCTCCGCCAGAGGGAGAAGGAGTTGGAGGAGGACAAGACCAGGGAGAGAACAGACTATCAG GAGCTGACTGTGGTGTGTCCGGTGTGTAGAGAGCCTCTAACGTATGATGTGGATCAGCTTCTGTCCTCCCCCGCCCCCCAGCTGCCCGAG CTGGACAAAGCAGCGATTGGTTCAAATTTTCAACAGAAGTGGTGTGAACTCCAGAAGGTTTTGGAAAGACAGAGGTCTAAAGGTGGGATCATTGACCCGGAGGTGGAATCCAATCGCTTTTTCATCCATACCAACGAG ACTCcatctgctgctgaaaacggaaACCTGGACACAGATGTCTCACCTGGACCCCCGGTACTGTCTGCTTCTAATGTTTCCTCTTACGAAACTGGTGTCAGAGCAGAGCAGTTTGCTCCTGGACTGTCCCACTGCAGAGGCGCTCAGGGCCAGAGGCGTCCGAACCAGGCGAGGGGGCCGAGGAGAGGAGGCCGATCCAGACCACAACACTGGAGAGCCGCCCCCATCACACAGCACCTGGATAAGCTGTCTTTGTCCTCAGACTGCACTGAAGGACCAATAAATGCCAAAGCTCAGGGTAACCATGGCCAACAGATGCAAGTAAATGCAGAGTTATGTCAGTCTAAGACAGGCAGGGGTGTCTACCCAGGTGACCAGCCAGTGTGCCAGGCAGCCTTGGAAACTGAATGTCTAAAAGATGCTGCAGACTCTGCAGGTGGTCATGGTCACCGTGGAAGGAGAAGGGGTCCTCACAGATCTGTCCCAGACCCTGGGGTCCCTGGGCGTTATTACTGGGACGGGCGAGCTTCAAGAAGCAGGGGAGGGCCCAATAACCTGTACAGCAGAGGAGGGGGTCCCCGCCGGGGTCATGGCAGGGGCTTCCAACACAAggtggtggagagagagagggctagAGAGGAGGTGCTATGA
- the kat8 gene encoding histone acetyltransferase KAT8 isoform X2 — protein sequence MTGGTEFHKSYNNSKDSEPRMDVDMDSSHMESERGDLDSNVSIPAACSSNGSGGEEDEAEAVDRVREAGGSSIHHTPDRGGVFCSGREQEVSVEIGETYLCQRADKTWHTAEVIQSRLNEQEGREEFYVHYVGFNRRLDEWVGKARLALTKTVKDAVRKSTEIGSVGDLGEQPERKITRNQKRKHDEINHVQKTYAEMDPTTAALEKEHEAITKVKYVDKIQIGNFEIDAWYFSPFPEDYGKQPKLWICEYCLKYMKYEKTFRHHLSHCQWKQPPGKEIYRRSNISVYEVDGRDHKIYCQNLCLLAKLFLDHKTLYFDVEPFIFYILTEVNKQGAHIVGYFSKEKESPDGNNVACILTLPPYQRRGYGKFLIAFSYELSKLESAVGSPEKPLSDLGKLSYRSYWSWVLLEILRDFRGTLSIKDLRPSSLSFSSAR from the exons ATGACTGGCGGGACTGAGTTtcacaaaagctacaataacAGCAAGGACTCTGAGCCTAGAATGGATGTGGACATGGATTCTAGTCATATGGAAAGTGAGCGGGGTGATTTGGACAGTAATGTTAGTATCCCGGCTGCTTGCTCTTCCAACGGCAGTGGCGGGGAAGAGGACGAGGCGGAGGCCGTTGACCGTGTGAGAGAAGCCGGGGGCTCTAGTATTCATCACACCCCGGATAGAGGCGGAGTGTTCTGCAGCGGAAGGGAACAGGAGGTCTCGGTCGAAATTGGAGAGACGTATTTATGTCAAAGAGCCGACAAGACATGGC ATACAGCAGAGGTTATTCAGTCCCGATTGAATGAACAGGAGGGCAGAGAGGAGTTCTATGTTCACTATGTAGGAT TTAACAGACGCCTAGATGAGTGGGTGGGTAAAGCCCGCCTAGCACTCACCAAGACGGTGAAGGATGCAGTGAGGAAGAGCACAGAGATCGGAAGCGTCGGTGATTTGGGTGAACAGCCTGAAAGGAAGATCACTCGCAACCAGAAACGCAAACATGATGAGATCAATCATGTACAGAAG ACATATGCAGAGATGGACCCAACAACAGCTGCCCTGGAGAAGGAGCATGAAGCG ATCACGAAAGTGAAATATGTGGATAAGATCCAGATAGGAAACTTTGAGATTGATGCCTGGTACTTCTCGCCGTTTCCAGAGGACTACGGCAAGCAGCCCAAGCTGTGGATCTGCGAGTACTGCCTTAAATACATGAAGTACGAGAAGACCTTCAGGCATCATCTG TCCCACTGTCAGTGGAAGCAGCCTCCAGGCAAAGAAATCTACAGAAGGAGCAACATATCAGTGTATGAAGTGGATGGGCGGGACCACAAG ATCTACTGTCAAAATCTTTGTCTACTAGCAAAACTATTTCTCGACCACAAGACGCTTTATTTTGACGTGGAGCCCTTTATCTTCTACATCCTCACTGAAGTCAACAAACAGGGAGCGCACATTGTCGGCTACTTCTCCAAA gagAAAGAGTCTCCAGATGGCAATAACGTGGCATGTATTCTTACACTGCCGCCATACCAACGCAGAGGCTACGGAAAGTTCCTCATAGCTTTTA gTTATGAGCTGTCTAAGCTGGAGAGTGCAGTCGGCTCTCCAGAGAAGCCTCTGTCTGATCTGGGGAAGCTGAGCTACAGAAGTTACTGGTCCTGGGTCCTGCTGGAGATTCTGAGGGACTTTAGAGGAACGCTGTCAATCAAAGACCTCAG accctcctccctctctttctcctcagCCAGATGA